One genomic window of Bacteroidota bacterium includes the following:
- a CDS encoding CBS domain-containing protein: MKTIQEIMVKSPKYCDKNETVQSAIERLSNANIGSLPVLDENKKVVGMVTDRDICLSLGKDSKKSASEIKIQDIIKNKEVHTCLPDDNIQTALKIMRTKQVGRVPVVDKDRNLKGIVTLGHILNETRGSNEEAQIQYAGEENIIKTLHAISDRKTEAIF, translated from the coding sequence ATGAAAACAATTCAAGAAATTATGGTTAAATCACCAAAGTATTGCGATAAAAACGAAACAGTGCAGTCCGCAATAGAACGGTTGTCGAATGCTAATATTGGCTCATTACCGGTGTTGGATGAAAATAAGAAGGTTGTTGGCATGGTCACCGATCGTGATATTTGCCTGTCGCTTGGAAAAGATAGTAAAAAGAGTGCTTCCGAAATTAAAATCCAGGATATTATAAAGAATAAAGAAGTACATACCTGCCTGCCCGATGACAACATACAAACCGCTTTAAAAATAATGAGAACCAAGCAAGTAGGCAGAGTTCCGGTTGTAGACAAAGACCGGAACCTGAAAGGCATTGTTACCCTCGGTCATATTTTAAATGAAACGCGCGGAAGCAATGAAGAAGCCCAGATACAATATGCCGGAGAAGAGAACATCATTAAAACATTGCACGCCATTTCTGATCGTAAAACAGAAGCCATTTTTTGA
- a CDS encoding response regulator, which translates to MKSMLKSQILKILIAEDDPDDRQLLALAFKEAKLMHRVDFVTNGEQLMEYLMPLAMNEKRDQVPDLILLDLNMPKKDGRAALGEIRSNPYLNKLNIIIFSTSISKEDYLFVYRLGVLNCITKPCGFNELVEIVKNICRQINPIISENKI; encoded by the coding sequence ATGAAATCAATGCTCAAAAGTCAAATACTGAAAATTCTTATAGCAGAAGATGATCCTGACGACAGACAATTGCTTGCACTTGCTTTTAAAGAGGCAAAATTGATGCACCGAGTTGATTTTGTTACAAATGGAGAACAGTTAATGGAATATCTCATGCCATTGGCAATGAATGAAAAAAGAGATCAGGTTCCGGATCTGATTTTATTAGATCTTAATATGCCCAAGAAAGATGGCAGAGCTGCTTTGGGGGAAATAAGATCAAACCCATATCTCAACAAATTGAATATTATTATTTTCTCCACCTCCATTTCTAAGGAGGATTATTTATTTGTATACCGCCTGGGAGTATTAAATTGTATTACCAAACCTTGTGGATTTAATGAATTGGTAGAAATAGTAAAAAATATTTGCAGGCAAATTAATCCCATAATTTCTGAAAATAAAATTTGA
- a CDS encoding response regulator: MKETILIIEDNTDLRENTAELLEIAGYNTIIANNGKQGLESASKYKPNLILCDIVMREVDGYDVLRTLENTPEGSRIPFVFITAKSEKSDLRKGIDLGADDYITKPFTEEDLLKTVAERLKKTIA; the protein is encoded by the coding sequence ATGAAAGAAACGATTCTTATTATAGAAGATAACACAGATTTACGTGAAAATACCGCTGAACTTTTGGAAATAGCAGGTTACAATACCATTATAGCCAATAATGGCAAGCAGGGTTTGGAATCGGCCAGTAAATATAAGCCCAACCTGATACTGTGCGATATTGTTATGCGGGAAGTGGATGGTTATGATGTATTACGCACATTAGAAAATACGCCGGAGGGAAGTAGAATTCCCTTCGTTTTTATAACTGCCAAGTCCGAGAAATCAGATTTGAGAAAAGGAATAGATTTAGGAGCAGATGATTACATTACAAAACCATTTACCGAGGAAGATTTGTTAAAAACTGTTGCTGAAAGATTGAAAAAAACCATTGCTTAA
- a CDS encoding ferritin-like domain-containing protein — protein sequence MKTNTNSRATNRLAKKSKKEESLEESEVIDSALGELFINELKDIYWAEKALSNAIPGMINETTSDELAKALAERLSLTKDHITRVEEVFALIGVSAQLKKCEAMIALIKEAREIVESTQRGYVRDAGIISAIQKAGHYSIATYGTLCAFANILGEEKASTLLTEILNEEIESDKKLSRVAEFSIYFEVADQD from the coding sequence ATGAAAACAAACACAAATTCCAGAGCAACAAATCGTTTGGCTAAAAAAAGCAAAAAGGAAGAGTCCTTAGAAGAAAGCGAGGTTATAGATTCGGCCTTAGGTGAGTTATTTATTAATGAATTAAAGGATATTTACTGGGCTGAAAAGGCCTTATCGAATGCTATACCTGGAATGATCAACGAAACGACTTCCGATGAATTAGCAAAGGCCCTTGCGGAGCGTTTATCCTTAACAAAAGACCATATAACGCGGGTAGAAGAAGTTTTCGCATTGATTGGTGTGAGTGCCCAGCTAAAAAAATGTGAAGCGATGATCGCTTTGATTAAAGAGGCCAGGGAAATTGTGGAAAGTACCCAAAGGGGATATGTACGTGATGCTGGAATTATTTCAGCCATTCAGAAGGCAGGACACTATAGTATAGCAACTTATGGAACGTTATGTGCATTCGCAAATATATTAGGTGAAGAAAAGGCTTCTACATTACTTACTGAAATATTGAATGAAGAGATTGAGAGTGATAAAAAATTATCCCGGGTAGCTGAATTCTCAATTTATTTTGAAGTCGCTGATCAAGACTAA
- a CDS encoding response regulator has protein sequence MSGIKILLVDDREDNLLSIETILASDGYEFIKANSGRQALKILLKDQNFNLVLMDVKMPGLSGFETASLIYERDKLKHIPIIFITAYSYSDDKVYEGYKTGAVDYIYKPINPQLLKAKVAVFIDLYKKTHQLMIQEQSLKSINKDLADEIRVRKFSENQVNQLNIQLIENIENLENANTELARFAYVASHDLQEPLRKIRTYGDLLKNKYTSVIDEEGQYYINRIQKGAERLQNLIKDILSYSRLTIDSASLVKSDLNIIIQEILVDLEMIIEETNAKINICELPDLYVNPGQIRQLFQNIIGNALKFLRPNTDPEINITYDISSKMVQTEDKANVVPQLYCNIYIKDNGIGFDDSYSEQIFTLFKRLNDSAVFEGTGIGLAICKKIVEQHKGFISAKGKLNEGSIFTISLPINQTPYEINAQKSNTENSYSRR, from the coding sequence ATGTCTGGCATAAAAATTTTATTGGTAGATGACCGGGAAGATAATTTACTTTCAATAGAAACTATCTTGGCATCGGATGGGTATGAGTTTATCAAGGCAAATTCAGGCCGGCAGGCTTTAAAGATCCTGCTCAAGGACCAGAATTTTAACTTAGTGTTGATGGACGTTAAGATGCCCGGCCTTTCCGGGTTTGAGACCGCTTCTTTAATATATGAAAGAGATAAACTCAAACATATTCCAATTATATTTATTACTGCGTATAGTTATAGTGACGACAAGGTTTACGAAGGATATAAAACAGGAGCTGTGGATTATATTTATAAACCGATCAATCCACAATTGTTAAAAGCCAAAGTGGCTGTTTTTATTGACCTCTATAAAAAGACTCATCAGCTTATGATTCAGGAGCAAAGTTTAAAGTCTATAAATAAAGACCTTGCTGATGAGATACGTGTGCGGAAGTTTTCAGAAAACCAGGTTAACCAGCTAAACATACAATTGATTGAAAACATAGAAAACCTTGAAAATGCCAATACAGAACTTGCACGATTTGCATACGTGGCTTCACATGATCTGCAAGAACCTCTTCGGAAAATCCGGACGTATGGAGACCTACTGAAGAATAAATACACCTCTGTTATAGATGAGGAAGGACAATATTATATAAATAGAATACAAAAGGGAGCAGAACGTTTGCAAAACCTTATCAAGGATATTCTGTCTTACTCCAGACTAACAATCGACAGCGCTTCTCTTGTTAAATCTGATCTGAACATTATTATTCAGGAGATACTGGTCGATCTTGAAATGATAATAGAAGAAACTAATGCGAAAATTAACATTTGTGAATTACCTGATTTATATGTAAACCCGGGACAGATCAGGCAATTATTCCAGAATATTATTGGAAATGCATTAAAATTTTTACGCCCCAATACCGATCCTGAAATAAACATTACGTATGATATTAGCAGTAAAATGGTCCAGACTGAAGATAAAGCCAATGTTGTCCCTCAATTATATTGTAATATCTATATAAAGGATAATGGTATTGGGTTTGACGATTCCTATTCAGAACAAATATTTACTTTGTTTAAACGACTGAATGATAGTGCCGTATTCGAAGGGACAGGAATCGGACTGGCTATCTGCAAAAAAATTGTTGAGCAACACAAAGGATTTATTAGTGCAAAAGGAAAGCTCAATGAAGGATCAATATTTACGATCTCTCTTCCAATAAATCAAACTCCATATGAAATCAATGCTCAAAAGTCAAATACTGAAAATTCTTATAGCAGAAGATGA